A stretch of the Lonchura striata isolate bLonStr1 chromosome 15, bLonStr1.mat, whole genome shotgun sequence genome encodes the following:
- the CYSTM1 gene encoding cysteine-rich and transmembrane domain-containing protein 1 gives MSYDNPPPYPGPGPTAPYPPYAQQPGGPPGPYPGYPPGPYQPGQPGYQGYPQYGWQNAPPPPPGPVYADGPKNTVYVVEERRRDDTGESACLTACWTALCCCCLWDMLT, from the exons ATGAGCTACGATAATCCTCCACCGTACCCCGGCCCGGGCCCGACTGCCCCGTACCCCCCCTATGCACAGCAGCCAGGGGGCCCCCCCGGCCCCTACCCCGGCTATCCCCCCGGGCCCTACCAGCCAGGCCAGCCAGGCTACCAAGGATATCCCCAGTATGGATGGCAGAACGCACCTCCACCACCGCCAGGACCGGTGTACGCAGATGGGCCGAAAAACACAG TGTACGTCGTGGAGGAGCGGCGGAGGGACGACACGGGCGAGAGCGCCTGCCTGACGGCGTGCTGGACCgcgctctgctgctgctgcctctgggacATGCTGACCtga